A single genomic interval of Agromyces cerinus harbors:
- a CDS encoding CDP-alcohol phosphatidyltransferase family protein has protein sequence MSQTGPVTTRPTSIAQLREVTQPPEVRGRRNAEHWTASLYLRKLSPYLTWMLLKTSISANGVTGLMILVGWSTAAALLIPGIWGALLAVVLGQLQMLVDCCDGEVARWRRTSSPAGVFLDKVGHYTTEALIPLALGIRAAAYPLEFPADFLWTTIAALLALVIVLNKALNDMVHVARANAGLAKLADTHGETAPRGGLVATLRKAARFLPFHRLYHSVELTLIAFAAAVVGLVVGQPVTDRVVLAVLLPLAVLSVIGHFVAIMSSRRVRS, from the coding sequence ATGTCGCAGACCGGTCCGGTCACCACGAGACCAACCAGCATCGCCCAGCTCAGAGAGGTGACGCAGCCGCCCGAAGTGCGGGGCCGGCGCAACGCCGAGCACTGGACGGCGTCGCTGTATCTCCGCAAGCTCTCGCCGTACCTCACGTGGATGCTGCTGAAGACCTCGATCTCGGCGAACGGCGTGACCGGGCTCATGATCCTCGTGGGCTGGTCGACCGCCGCGGCGCTGCTGATCCCCGGCATCTGGGGCGCGCTGCTCGCAGTGGTGCTCGGCCAGTTGCAGATGCTCGTCGACTGCTGCGACGGCGAGGTCGCGCGTTGGCGACGCACGTCGTCGCCCGCCGGCGTCTTCCTCGACAAGGTCGGGCACTACACGACCGAGGCGCTCATCCCGCTCGCGCTCGGCATCCGCGCGGCCGCCTACCCGCTCGAGTTCCCGGCCGACTTCCTCTGGACCACGATCGCCGCGCTCCTCGCGCTCGTGATCGTGCTCAACAAGGCGCTCAACGACATGGTGCACGTCGCCCGTGCGAACGCCGGGCTCGCGAAGCTCGCCGACACCCACGGCGAGACGGCTCCCCGCGGCGGGCTCGTGGCAACGCTGCGCAAGGCCGCGCGCTTCCTGCCGTTCCACCGCCTGTACCACTCCGTCGAGCTCACGCTCATCGCGTTCGCCGCGGCGGTCGTCGGGCTCGTCGTCGGGCAGCCCGTCACCGACCGCGTGGTGCTCGCGGTGCTGCTGCCGCTCGCCGTGCTCTCCGTGATCGGGCACTTCGTCGCGATCATGTCCTCCCGTCGTGTCCGGTCCTGA
- a CDS encoding GbsR/MarR family transcriptional regulator, with protein sequence MPEHDERAEFIESVGDALASWHLSRATGRVYGFLLLRTEPETLDTIGAELSLSSGGVSTAVRELVSWGLARTIPQPGSRRLLVEAVGGFEQLLAASHERTRTFIRTLHSGAALTEGARARERLRAVVGLFEGYVDAGDQMLRRHRVEDGDPRR encoded by the coding sequence ATGCCTGAGCACGACGAGCGGGCCGAGTTCATCGAGTCGGTCGGCGACGCCCTCGCGTCCTGGCACCTCTCCCGCGCGACCGGGCGGGTCTACGGGTTCCTGCTGCTCAGGACCGAACCCGAGACCCTCGACACCATCGGGGCGGAACTGAGCCTCAGCAGCGGCGGCGTCAGCACCGCGGTCCGAGAGCTCGTGTCGTGGGGGCTCGCGCGAACGATCCCCCAGCCCGGCAGCCGCCGCCTCCTCGTGGAGGCCGTCGGTGGATTCGAGCAGCTGCTCGCCGCGAGTCACGAACGCACGCGAACCTTCATACGCACGCTGCACTCCGGAGCGGCGCTCACCGAGGGTGCACGCGCGCGCGAACGCCTCCGGGCCGTCGTCGGCCTCTTCGAAGGCTACGTCGACGCGGGTGACCAGATGCTGCGACGCCATCGCGTCGAGGACGGCGATCCGCGGCGCTGA
- a CDS encoding glycosyltransferase family 2 protein produces the protein MGTRPDDLVRGIRSILDQQGVVTDVVCVGNGWDPATAEPALPAGVTTLHLPENLGIPAGRNRGVPLVTGEALFFLDDDAFLPSETFLADGCRMLADRPEIGLIQPRVVDPTGRVSPRRWIPRIRKGDASHSSNVFSCWEGAVLMPRAVFDATGGWADPFFYAHEGIELAWRVWDTGHVAWYAGDLEAGHPVIDPARHAYYYRLNARNRVWLARRNLPAVLVPFYVGSWTAIQVLRWARQPAALKAWFGGWRAGWREHPGERRPMRWRTIWRMTLAGRPPVV, from the coding sequence ATGGGCACGCGGCCCGACGACCTCGTACGCGGTATCCGCAGCATCCTCGACCAGCAGGGCGTCGTCACCGACGTCGTGTGCGTCGGCAACGGCTGGGATCCGGCGACCGCCGAGCCGGCGCTGCCGGCCGGCGTGACGACGCTGCACCTGCCCGAGAATCTCGGCATTCCGGCCGGACGCAACCGCGGGGTGCCGCTCGTGACGGGCGAGGCGCTCTTCTTCCTCGACGACGACGCGTTCCTGCCGAGTGAGACCTTCCTGGCCGACGGATGCCGCATGCTCGCCGATCGCCCCGAGATCGGCTTGATCCAGCCCCGCGTGGTCGACCCGACGGGCCGCGTCTCGCCGCGCCGCTGGATCCCGCGCATCCGCAAGGGCGACGCATCGCATTCGAGCAACGTCTTCTCGTGCTGGGAGGGCGCCGTACTCATGCCGCGCGCGGTGTTCGATGCGACCGGCGGCTGGGCCGACCCGTTCTTCTACGCGCACGAGGGCATCGAGCTGGCCTGGCGGGTCTGGGACACCGGGCACGTCGCGTGGTACGCCGGCGACCTCGAGGCGGGGCATCCGGTCATCGACCCGGCTCGTCACGCGTACTACTACCGACTGAACGCGAGGAACCGGGTCTGGCTCGCACGCCGCAACCTTCCCGCCGTGCTCGTGCCGTTCTACGTCGGCTCCTGGACCGCGATCCAGGTGCTGCGCTGGGCGCGGCAGCCGGCGGCACTGAAGGCGTGGTTCGGCGGATGGCGCGCCGGCTGGCGCGAGCATCCGGGGGAGCGGCGGCCGATGCGCTGGCGCACGATCTGGCGCATGACCCTCGCCGGGCGACCGCCCGTGGTGTGA
- a CDS encoding CDP-glycerol glycerophosphotransferase family protein translates to MGLRKDARRAVKLAKDIMWSRRAQRSLGVKLAEQEPLPPHRFRVGVYFADGKVNLYQLRQWYAPLAELAERHPVLILSRASGAALTLLDESPVPVAYVRRVADLERVIAEQDLHVVFYVNQNAKNFQMMRYGRRWHVFINHGESDKMYMTTNQFKAYDYSLIAGDAARARLEKVLWDYDFDKRAIPIGRPQADHYLDGAALPYTPDDREVVLYAPTWEGDRGAAAYGSIATHGVTLVNGLLATGRHRVIYRPHPRSGVVDHEYGAANRAIIAAIEAANAADPTAQHIYDDGPKLGWQLAAADVAVVDISAMVYDRLAAGKPLLITRPANPDAQIDTSGYLQACEWLEVTDSAAMVARVDVVAHDEAALERLGFWVERYFGDPTPGVTTARFHAAVDHLMAEWERFAALHAADGDIDERDVRAGEQDDEELEA, encoded by the coding sequence GTGGGATTGAGGAAAGACGCGCGACGCGCCGTCAAGCTGGCCAAGGACATCATGTGGTCCAGACGTGCGCAGCGTTCGCTCGGCGTGAAGCTGGCGGAGCAGGAGCCGCTGCCGCCGCACCGGTTCCGTGTCGGCGTCTACTTCGCCGACGGCAAGGTCAACCTCTACCAGCTGCGTCAGTGGTACGCCCCCCTCGCCGAACTGGCTGAGCGTCACCCCGTGCTGATCCTGAGCCGTGCGTCGGGCGCAGCGCTCACACTGCTCGACGAGTCGCCGGTGCCCGTCGCCTACGTGCGCCGAGTCGCCGACCTCGAGCGGGTGATCGCCGAGCAGGACCTGCACGTCGTCTTCTACGTCAACCAGAACGCCAAGAACTTCCAGATGATGCGCTACGGCCGCCGCTGGCACGTGTTCATCAACCACGGCGAGTCCGACAAGATGTACATGACCACGAACCAGTTCAAGGCCTACGACTACTCGCTGATCGCGGGCGACGCGGCACGGGCACGGCTCGAGAAGGTGCTCTGGGACTACGACTTCGACAAGCGCGCCATCCCCATCGGCCGCCCGCAGGCCGATCACTACCTCGACGGCGCGGCCCTGCCGTACACACCCGACGATCGTGAGGTCGTGCTCTACGCGCCCACCTGGGAGGGCGACCGCGGCGCCGCGGCCTACGGGTCGATCGCGACGCACGGCGTGACGCTCGTGAACGGGCTGCTCGCCACCGGACGCCACCGCGTCATCTACCGGCCGCACCCGCGATCGGGTGTCGTCGATCACGAGTACGGCGCCGCGAACCGCGCGATCATCGCCGCGATCGAGGCGGCGAACGCCGCCGATCCGACCGCGCAGCACATCTACGACGACGGCCCGAAGCTCGGCTGGCAGCTCGCCGCGGCGGATGTCGCGGTCGTCGACATCTCCGCGATGGTCTACGACCGCCTGGCAGCCGGCAAGCCCCTGCTGATCACGCGCCCGGCCAACCCCGATGCGCAGATCGACACGTCCGGCTACCTGCAGGCGTGCGAATGGCTCGAGGTGACCGATTCCGCGGCGATGGTCGCACGCGTCGACGTCGTCGCGCACGATGAGGCGGCGCTCGAGCGGCTCGGCTTCTGGGTCGAGCGCTATTTCGGCGACCCGACTCCGGGTGTCACCACGGCGCGGTTCCATGCGGCGGTCGACCACCTCATGGCCGAGTGGGAGCGGTTCGCCGCCCTGCACGCCGCAGACGGCGACATCGACGAGCGCGACGTGCGCGCCGGCGAGCAGGACGACGAGGAACTCGAGGCCTAG
- a CDS encoding aminotransferase class I/II-fold pyridoxal phosphate-dependent enzyme, producing MSDFSPASGLAPWQRTAAGAGLLAADGSIAPTIFAEMSALAARTGAINLGQGFPDEDGPAEVLEAARQAIADGVNQYPPGLGLPVLREAIAAHQRRWYGIELDAASEVLVTAGATEALAATLLAFVDAGDEVVTFEPYYDAYAAIIARAGGVHRTVPLRWRREPGEPGTTSSTGSGWRPDHDELRAAVTDRTRVILVNSPHNPTGAVLDAETLALVVELAERHDVLIVTDEVYEHLVFGAAHTPIATLPGARERTISISSGGKTFSTTGWKIGWLTAPAPLVTAVLAVKQYLTYVNGAPFQPAIATGLGLPDAFFTDAATTLAAKRDVLAAGLEAAGFALSLPQAGYFVIADAAPLGFTDGAELCRALPGLAGVVGVPVTAFVHPDRQGDYASLVRFAFCKRREVLEEASARLSRLSAG from the coding sequence GTGAGCGACTTCTCCCCCGCATCGGGCCTCGCGCCATGGCAGCGCACCGCGGCCGGCGCCGGTCTCCTCGCCGCCGACGGCTCGATCGCCCCGACGATCTTCGCCGAGATGAGCGCGCTGGCCGCCCGCACTGGTGCGATCAACCTCGGGCAGGGCTTCCCTGACGAGGACGGCCCGGCCGAGGTGCTCGAGGCCGCGCGGCAGGCGATCGCCGACGGCGTGAACCAGTACCCGCCGGGACTCGGCCTGCCGGTGCTGCGCGAGGCCATCGCCGCCCATCAGCGCCGGTGGTACGGCATCGAGCTCGACGCGGCATCCGAAGTGCTCGTGACGGCGGGCGCCACGGAGGCACTCGCGGCCACCCTGCTCGCCTTCGTCGACGCCGGAGACGAGGTCGTGACGTTCGAGCCGTACTACGACGCCTACGCCGCGATCATCGCCCGCGCCGGCGGGGTGCATCGCACGGTGCCGCTGCGCTGGAGGCGCGAGCCGGGCGAGCCGGGCACAACTTCGAGCACCGGCTCCGGCTGGCGGCCCGACCACGACGAGCTGCGCGCGGCCGTGACCGACCGCACCCGTGTGATCCTCGTGAACTCGCCCCACAACCCGACGGGCGCGGTGCTCGACGCCGAGACGCTCGCGCTCGTCGTCGAGCTCGCCGAACGGCACGACGTGCTGATCGTGACCGACGAGGTCTACGAGCACCTCGTGTTCGGCGCAGCTCACACCCCGATCGCGACCCTCCCGGGCGCCCGCGAGCGCACCATCTCGATCTCGTCGGGCGGCAAGACCTTCTCGACCACGGGGTGGAAGATCGGCTGGCTCACCGCGCCGGCACCGCTCGTGACGGCCGTGCTCGCGGTGAAGCAGTACCTGACCTACGTCAACGGCGCTCCCTTCCAGCCGGCGATCGCGACCGGGCTCGGCCTGCCCGACGCCTTCTTCACGGATGCCGCGACAACCCTCGCGGCCAAGCGCGACGTGCTCGCCGCCGGCCTCGAGGCCGCGGGCTTCGCGCTCTCGCTCCCGCAGGCGGGGTACTTCGTCATCGCGGATGCCGCGCCGCTCGGGTTCACCGACGGCGCCGAGCTGTGCCGGGCCCTCCCGGGGCTCGCGGGCGTCGTCGGCGTGCCCGTCACGGCGTTCGTGCACCCCGATCGCCAGGGCGACTACGCGAGCCTCGTGCGCTTCGCGTTCTGCAAGCGGCGCGAGGTGCTCGAGGAGGCCTCGGCCAGACTCTCCCGGCTCAGCGCGGGGTGA
- a CDS encoding DUF7144 family membrane protein has translation MSTAPQQTGWIGWIGFAAIILILNGAFSALQAFIALLGSNTYYAATEEGLFLFDITGWGWWNLIIGLLLVLTGVALLSGATWARVVAIIVVSLSALGQLLLIPAQPWWSVIVIGIDILVIYAITAHGRELAQADG, from the coding sequence ATGAGCACTGCACCACAGCAGACCGGATGGATCGGATGGATCGGCTTCGCGGCCATCATCCTCATCCTGAACGGTGCGTTCAGCGCCCTTCAGGCGTTCATCGCACTGCTCGGCTCCAACACCTACTACGCGGCCACCGAAGAGGGACTCTTCCTCTTCGACATCACGGGCTGGGGATGGTGGAACCTCATCATCGGCCTGCTGCTCGTGCTCACGGGTGTCGCGCTCCTCTCGGGTGCGACCTGGGCGAGGGTCGTCGCGATCATCGTCGTCTCCCTGAGTGCTCTCGGGCAGCTGCTCCTCATTCCGGCGCAGCCGTGGTGGTCGGTCATCGTCATCGGCATCGACATCCTCGTCATCTACGCGATCACCGCCCACGGCCGGGAACTCGCGCAGGCGGACGGATAG
- a CDS encoding alpha/beta fold hydrolase → MLNLNRTLVRPDATVRFTMLDGDRRAVVLIHGAGMDHSMFTAQALALHRAGHPVVAFDQRGHGNSRLDPGIRFTGQAALDDLAALLDHLGLDRPALVGHSLGGNVAQELVRRDPGRAGALVVADSTWNAGPLSRGERIALRLAAPALALIPAARLPGMLARASAVTPGAVATTEAMFARMPKRSFLEVWRATVAFVDPDPDYRVPVPLGLIRGELDRTGNIATAMPEWARVEGVGEHIVAGAGHVVTLDAPEATTTALLDLLASVPHA, encoded by the coding sequence ATGCTGAATCTGAATCGGACGCTCGTGCGCCCGGACGCGACGGTCCGCTTCACGATGCTCGACGGCGACCGGCGAGCGGTCGTGCTCATCCACGGCGCCGGCATGGATCACTCCATGTTCACGGCGCAGGCGCTCGCCCTGCATCGAGCGGGCCACCCGGTCGTCGCCTTCGATCAGCGCGGCCACGGCAATTCGCGTCTCGACCCCGGCATCCGCTTCACCGGGCAGGCCGCACTCGACGATCTCGCGGCGCTCCTCGACCACCTCGGTCTCGATCGGCCCGCCCTCGTGGGACACTCGCTCGGCGGCAACGTCGCGCAGGAGCTCGTGCGCCGCGATCCGGGCCGCGCCGGCGCCCTCGTCGTGGCCGACTCGACCTGGAACGCGGGCCCGCTCTCGCGCGGCGAGCGCATCGCACTCCGACTCGCTGCTCCCGCACTCGCGCTCATCCCCGCCGCGCGACTGCCCGGCATGCTCGCTCGCGCGTCGGCGGTGACGCCCGGCGCCGTCGCGACCACCGAGGCGATGTTCGCGCGCATGCCGAAGCGCTCGTTCCTCGAGGTCTGGCGTGCGACCGTCGCGTTCGTCGATCCCGACCCCGACTACCGGGTGCCCGTCCCCCTCGGCCTCATCCGCGGCGAACTGGATCGCACGGGCAACATCGCGACGGCGATGCCGGAATGGGCGAGGGTCGAAGGCGTCGGCGAGCATATCGTCGCGGGCGCCGGCCACGTGGTGACCCTCGATGCGCCCGAAGCCACGACGACGGCGCTCCTCGACCTGCTCGCGTCGGTGCCCCATGCCTGA
- a CDS encoding carbon-nitrogen hydrolase family protein — MQRESEGFGIAVAQFAPSDDAPRNRAEIERLAALAAARGAGLVVFPEYSSHFTPEPGEGWLTAAESLDGAFTAHLAAVADRLGVHLVAGMIERLDREGDAADDRRVANTVVAVAPGAGIVATYRKLHLYDAFGQQESEWVAPGAIEEPETFEAGGIRFGLQTCYDARFPEVTRRIVDAGADVVCMPAEWVRGPLKEAHWRVLTTARALENTIYVAAADHAPPVGAGNSMIVDPMGVELATIGETTDVAVAWISKQRIDAVREVNPALALRRFTVTPR, encoded by the coding sequence ATGCAGAGGGAGAGCGAGGGCTTCGGCATCGCCGTCGCGCAGTTCGCACCGAGTGACGACGCACCGCGCAATCGCGCCGAGATCGAGCGACTCGCCGCGCTCGCCGCAGCGCGTGGCGCGGGCCTCGTGGTCTTCCCCGAGTACTCGAGCCACTTCACCCCCGAACCCGGTGAGGGATGGCTCACCGCGGCGGAGTCCCTCGATGGCGCGTTCACGGCCCATCTCGCCGCGGTCGCCGATCGGCTCGGCGTGCACCTCGTCGCCGGCATGATCGAACGGCTCGACCGCGAGGGCGACGCCGCCGACGACCGACGCGTCGCGAACACCGTCGTCGCGGTCGCGCCCGGCGCGGGCATCGTCGCCACCTACCGCAAGCTGCACCTCTACGACGCATTCGGGCAGCAGGAGTCGGAATGGGTCGCCCCGGGGGCGATCGAGGAGCCCGAGACGTTCGAGGCCGGAGGCATCCGCTTCGGCCTGCAGACCTGCTACGACGCGCGGTTCCCCGAGGTCACCCGGCGCATCGTCGACGCCGGCGCCGACGTCGTGTGCATGCCCGCCGAGTGGGTGCGCGGCCCGTTGAAGGAGGCGCACTGGCGTGTACTCACGACCGCGCGGGCGCTCGAGAACACGATCTACGTCGCCGCGGCCGACCACGCGCCGCCGGTCGGCGCGGGCAACAGCATGATCGTCGACCCGATGGGCGTCGAACTCGCCACCATCGGCGAGACGACGGATGTCGCGGTCGCCTGGATCTCGAAGCAGCGCATCGACGCCGTGCGCGAGGTGAACCCCGCACTCGCGCTGCGGCGTTTCACCGTCACCCCGCGCTGA
- a CDS encoding glycosyltransferase family 2 protein, whose translation MPASLLGVSYVMPVLNDATHVRAAVESILAQDYTGPVEVLIALGPSIDGTNELVADLAARDDRVRVLENEVGSTPAGLNIGIRAARYPVVVRVDSHSMLPPDYARIAVDELERTGADNVGGIMDARGETPFEHAVALAYTTKVGLGGSAFHVGGSAGPADTVYLGVFRRDALLRVGLFDETIKRGQDWELNRRLRETGGVVWFTPRLAVTYRPRSTFDRLARQMFSTGLWRGELARRFPSANGIRYFVPPAMVLGVALGLIVGIAGLVQAALGATPWLLLGFIVPVVYVLFVLAATLVYASGRGARAAAWFLVVLPCIHVSWGVGFVLGYLSLTSNIARHTGR comes from the coding sequence ATGCCCGCATCGCTCCTCGGCGTCTCCTACGTCATGCCGGTGCTGAACGATGCGACGCACGTTCGTGCGGCCGTCGAGTCGATCCTCGCGCAGGACTACACGGGGCCCGTCGAGGTGCTCATCGCGCTCGGCCCGTCGATCGACGGAACGAATGAGCTGGTGGCAGACCTCGCGGCACGCGACGACCGAGTGCGCGTGCTCGAGAACGAGGTGGGCTCGACACCTGCCGGCCTCAACATCGGCATCCGCGCGGCGCGGTATCCCGTCGTCGTGCGGGTCGACTCGCACTCGATGCTGCCGCCCGACTACGCGCGCATCGCCGTCGACGAGCTCGAGCGCACCGGGGCCGACAACGTCGGAGGCATCATGGATGCCCGCGGCGAGACCCCGTTCGAGCATGCCGTCGCCCTCGCCTACACGACGAAGGTCGGCCTCGGCGGATCCGCATTCCACGTCGGCGGCTCGGCCGGCCCGGCCGACACGGTCTACCTCGGGGTGTTCCGCCGTGACGCGCTCCTGCGCGTCGGCCTCTTCGACGAGACCATCAAGCGCGGCCAGGACTGGGAGCTGAACCGGCGCCTTCGCGAGACAGGCGGCGTCGTCTGGTTCACGCCGCGGCTCGCGGTGACCTACCGGCCCCGTTCCACCTTCGACCGACTCGCCCGGCAGATGTTCTCCACCGGGCTCTGGCGCGGCGAACTCGCACGCCGGTTCCCGTCGGCGAACGGCATCCGCTACTTCGTGCCGCCCGCGATGGTGCTCGGCGTCGCGCTCGGCCTGATCGTCGGCATCGCCGGCCTCGTGCAGGCCGCGCTCGGCGCGACGCCCTGGCTGCTCCTCGGCTTCATCGTGCCGGTCGTGTACGTGCTCTTCGTGCTCGCGGCGACCCTCGTGTACGCGAGCGGGCGCGGTGCACGCGCCGCGGCGTGGTTTCTCGTAGTGTTGCCGTGCATACACGTCTCGTGGGGAGTGGGCTTCGTGCTCGGATACCTGTCGCTGACGAGCAACATCGCCAGGCACACGGGAAGGTGA
- a CDS encoding S1C family serine protease, whose product MTDTTNGAAGEPREDDVTPTPAAAESAAPVTPETSAAANETAAQSETPAPEARPTDVAAPAAPETPAAPAAPAPAAPAAAPAAAPAPAAPAAPAPAATGTVYEPGQEPQPYSAPQYTKQPAQPVAAAPAQPGQVPPAFGGPAAPQHPTQPTVPLTGLPAEGAAPAAPKQRRVGLGVAAAIVAAALIGGASGAGITALLTNDNGTPSSESANSAQNIVVNDTDSVNQITAVAAKASPSVVTISVSGGESGGTGSGIILSEDGYVLTNTHVVTLDGATGDPAIQVKTNDGHLYSAELVGTDPLSDLAVIKLVDASGLTPLDFADSDKLNVGDTAIAIGAPLGLSGTVTNGIVSALNRSIDVASSAAPTTPDDAQGDSGDQGEEPAPGDEGSPFDFFFDLPDPEGGESPQQPSASSGQVSLPVIQTDAAINPGNSGGALVDSDGKLIGVNVAILSTGGSAQGETAGNIGVGFAVPSNLAKRIADEIIENGSATHGLLGATVTSAEAEGSSDTVGALISEVPAGGAAADAGLKSGDVVTEFNGVPITDQTDLTAQVRALPGGAKAELTFTRDGSSKTVTVTLGTFEG is encoded by the coding sequence ATGACCGACACCACGAACGGAGCCGCGGGGGAGCCCCGCGAGGACGACGTCACTCCGACGCCCGCGGCCGCCGAGAGCGCTGCGCCCGTCACCCCTGAGACTTCCGCCGCAGCGAACGAGACCGCGGCGCAGAGCGAGACTCCGGCCCCCGAGGCCCGGCCGACGGATGTCGCGGCGCCCGCCGCGCCCGAGACCCCGGCGGCACCCGCCGCCCCGGCACCGGCGGCCCCTGCGGCCGCCCCGGCCGCCGCACCGGCCCCCGCTGCACCTGCCGCACCGGCGCCCGCTGCGACCGGCACGGTCTACGAGCCCGGGCAGGAGCCCCAGCCCTACAGCGCCCCCCAGTACACGAAGCAGCCGGCCCAGCCCGTGGCCGCTGCACCCGCGCAGCCCGGCCAGGTGCCGCCCGCATTCGGCGGACCCGCAGCGCCGCAGCACCCGACGCAGCCGACCGTGCCGCTCACCGGCCTCCCGGCCGAGGGCGCCGCGCCCGCCGCGCCCAAGCAGCGCCGCGTCGGACTCGGCGTCGCCGCCGCGATCGTCGCCGCCGCCCTCATCGGCGGTGCGTCGGGCGCCGGCATCACCGCGCTGCTCACGAACGACAACGGCACGCCCTCGAGCGAATCCGCGAACTCCGCGCAGAACATCGTCGTCAACGACACCGACTCGGTGAACCAGATCACCGCCGTGGCCGCGAAGGCGAGCCCGAGCGTGGTCACGATCTCGGTCTCGGGCGGCGAGTCCGGCGGCACCGGTTCGGGCATCATCCTCTCCGAGGACGGCTACGTGCTGACGAACACCCACGTCGTGACGCTCGACGGCGCGACCGGCGACCCGGCCATCCAGGTCAAGACGAATGACGGTCACCTCTACTCGGCCGAGCTCGTCGGCACCGACCCGCTCTCCGACCTCGCGGTCATCAAGCTGGTCGACGCCTCGGGCCTCACGCCGCTCGACTTCGCCGACTCCGACAAGCTCAACGTCGGCGACACGGCGATCGCGATCGGTGCGCCGCTCGGCCTCTCGGGCACCGTCACCAACGGCATCGTGAGCGCGCTCAACCGCTCGATCGACGTGGCCTCATCGGCTGCGCCGACCACGCCCGACGACGCGCAGGGCGACAGCGGCGACCAGGGTGAGGAGCCCGCCCCCGGCGACGAGGGCAGCCCGTTCGACTTCTTCTTCGACCTGCCCGACCCCGAGGGCGGCGAATCGCCGCAGCAGCCGAGCGCTTCGTCCGGCCAGGTGTCGCTCCCGGTCATCCAGACGGATGCCGCGATCAACCCGGGCAACTCCGGTGGTGCGCTCGTCGACTCCGACGGCAAGCTCATCGGCGTGAACGTCGCGATCCTCTCCACGGGCGGATCCGCGCAGGGCGAGACGGCGGGCAACATCGGCGTCGGCTTCGCCGTGCCGTCGAACCTCGCCAAGCGCATCGCCGACGAGATCATCGAGAACGGTTCGGCCACGCACGGCCTGCTCGGTGCGACGGTGACGTCGGCCGAGGCCGAGGGGTCGAGCGACACCGTCGGTGCGCTGATCTCCGAGGTGCCCGCAGGCGGCGCTGCCGCAGATGCCGGCCTCAAGTCCGGCGATGTCGTCACCGAGTTCAACGGGGTGCCGATCACCGATCAGACCGACCTCACCGCGCAGGTGCGGGCGCTGCCCGGCGGCGCGAAGGCCGAGCTGACCTTCACGCGCGACGGCTCGTCGAAGACGGTCACCGTGACCCTCGGCACCTTCGAGGGCTGA